The following nucleotide sequence is from Anopheles stephensi strain Indian chromosome 3, UCI_ANSTEP_V1.0, whole genome shotgun sequence.
GTTTACCGATAGCTACGATGGGTACACGTTCGTCGACAGCAAGGGCATGGAGCATCAGGCCGTGGTGGAGTATGCGCCGTTTCAGAAGCTACCGAAAACGCGATCTCGCAAGAAGGATCCCAAATGTAATACGATCGAAACCGATACCCACTTCCTGGCGTTTAAGGAAGCACTGGAAGCGGAAGAGCAGGAAGCGCTGCACGGGCGGGGAACGCAGGAGTTCAGCTTTAAGATAGAGCATGGTAAGTGTGTGCAAGTGTGGGGGACGAATTTTCGTTAAAATAAATCGCATCCCCACTTTCGCATTTTCAGAGGAGAAAACCACGACCACACCATTGCTGGAATTCATCGCACAACGGAAGCAAGAGAAACGCGACGAAAAGCGTCGCAAGCAGGAGGAAAAACGTCGTATGCGGGACGAGGAACGGCACATGCGAAAGACGCAGATAGCCAGGTCAATACCGGACGCGATCTGCGAAGAGGTGGTGAGCGAAATTATGGAACGAGCCGTGCTGCCACGCTTAAATCCGGCCCAAAATGCATCCAAACCGATGGGTACCTTTTCCGGcaaaggtggtggtggtggtgctgcagGTGGAGCAGATGGAGGAAAATTTAAGGACGATAAGGATAAAAAGTCGAAGAataagaaggagaaggagcgAAATCGCGACAAGAAGGGAGAGGATACGAAAGCGCCCCCGGAAAGCGGAAAACCGGACGGAGGCGATAAAAATGCCGGCAGCAGGAAGCAAGATCGCGACAAGGGTGGCAAAAAGGGGAAGGAGAAGCAGGGTAAGGATGAGCCCCGTTTCCGAGAGCaaaaccaacagcagcagcagcaacagaaaggAGAGCGGAATGAATCGAAGTTGAAGAAGGATAAACCACCGGCAGAAGGTCACCCGTCCGGTGGCAACAGTGAGCCGCACCCATCCACGTCCAAAGCCGCCAACCCATCGACGGGCGCGTCGTCAAACGATGGGACGACCACCAAGAAGGAGGTTAAGAAGTACAGTGAGCGGCGCAAAGAAACGCGTGCCCGGGCGGAAACACGACTCGCCGAGCAGGACACCCGGAACGAGCCCGATTCGAACGCCAAGGACACCGGTCCGCCCGCCACCAGTAAGCCGGTGGAGGTGAAGAAAAGCATACTCACCGCCAATGTACCACCGTTCATACCGAAAGAGAAGACGACCATCCTGCTGGCTGGGCACGCGTCGACGGCAACGAACATTCCCGTCGAGCACCTTCTGACTGAAAAGATGGCCAAGGTTACCATCGAAAAGCGGCCTCAGACTGGCTCGCAGACGGACAATGGCAAAAAGTCCCCTTCGCCGGACGGTGCGGCACCGGGACCGAAGACAAAACTGTCCGAAAAGCAGCGTGAACTGCGTGAAGCGCGCAAAATCCGTAACAAGGATCGTCCCTCGATCGAGATCTACCAGCCCCGCAAGCGGATCGTGTCTGGCGGTGGTACGGGCAAAAGTGAGGACGATCGTGGCCGGAGCGATTCCGACCGTCCGTCCGACAACGTGTCCGCTTCGGCTTCGGCTGGAGCCGCGGTGGAGAATGACGCGAAAGAGCGGCGCCATAAGCTCACGAAGAAAGCGTCCGATCGGCCGCAGCGTGAACGTAAGAATGGAAGAAAGAACTCGATCGAGGTGGACAGTGGTGGCAAGGAAACGGTGGCTGGCGGCAGTGTGCAGCAGGGTTGAGGAGTTTGGTCCTGCTGTAAGGCGAACGCTTTCCTTGCGCTTGCGATgcgatccacacacacacacacacacggcagcGTGTAAATTGTGCAAAGGAATAGCCAATAGTACGACTATTAGCAGAACTCCTTATCCACTTTTTTGCTGACTGTGTGTTCCGCCAATGGAAGcgataaaacgaaaaaaaaaacggaacccgTCACCGGGTGTTCCGCGTTCAAATACTGTGTGTTCCTACTTGCTGGTTTTCCGTTTTGAACATGCTTTGCAGGATAAACTAGAATGCCAAGCTAAAGTTGCGTGTTGAAGATGGCCACCATAGCGGCAGCCTCTTGTTCAATACCCTGTCAAAGATCGAAGGGAAGACTGCAACCGAATGAACCGTATTTCAAAGGAAATAAAGCATCGGCAAAAGATTAAAAAAGTTGTTCAATTATGCTTTGAggattaaataatttaagctTTTATTAATACAGTCGGATGATGGGAGTATGTACGCTTTGTTCATATTATAAGTAGTTCATTAGTATCGCAGTAAACGTTGATAATCCATTTCTTTTAACTTGTAGCCCTAACAATATTCTTACGCTTGCTCCACCGCGAACAAAAGGCCTCTTTTTTCACCTACGGGGGGTCCACCGAATTAATTCTGCCGTTCCGCCAACTGCTTCAACTGCCTCAGCACCGTCTCCATCAGCTTCTTCTTGTCCCGCTCCGACTTGGACTTCATCAGCGACAGCATCGATTTCTTGTCCGCTTCGCGCAACTTTTCCAACACCACAATGATCGTCGACGGGTGTACCAGCGAGTAGCGATTCTCGTCCTTGCCGAAATCGTGCAAATAGGCACTCCAATCCTCCGAAATCAGCAAATCCAGCAGCTGACGAATTTCGGCAAAATATTTCGAAAGATCGCCCTCACGCAATCCGGGCACCGGATCGGATGAAGCAAACAGCTCGAACTGCATCAAATCCAGATTGATCTGATCGAGCGCCCCGCCCGAAATTTGTCGTATGTCTTCCGAAAGGATTAGCTTCGATATGGTGGTAGCGATGTGCTCGCACGCCTTCTTACAGGCGGCCTGCGCGACCCCGGGCAGAATGTACGAGAAGCTCTGGAATGTGCTCTGCAGGAAGGCAACCATGTCCGTCACGAACGGTGATGCATGCCCGTACGATTCCGGCAACACCCAGTCGTAGTTTTCAAGCTCCTCGAAAAACTCGTCCAGCTTGCAGCACAGCTTGGTCGACACTTGCTGCTCCGCTTCCGAGCGTGCCACGTGAAACATGGCCGACGGTGTCTGTGTGACGCTCTGCACGGTGCCAGTCATTTTGCACACGAACGAATCCAGGAACGGACCCGCCTTCTCCAGGTACTGCGTGTCGATGATGATCTGAATCACTTGCATAAGCGCTAGGCTGGGACTGCGGAAGACGGCCGACAGGCAGCCGCTGAAGCTGCGCGTTAGCAGCAGATTGGCCGCCTTCCGTACCATCGCCGCGATTTCGTTCGGTGAGAGGGTAAGCTCTTCGGAAAATTTCATACACGCGTACATAAACTCCATCGCCTGGTGGTACACCTCCGGAACCATCCGCGAGAAGGGAAACTTCTTCGGGAAGGGTTGCGCTTCCAGCTGCTCCGAGTGGAACGGGAATCGTTCCAGCACCGCATCGTACTCTTCCTGATTGTGTGCCTCGAGCGGCAGGAAATCGCTCTTGTCGAGAATGTCGCGGAATTCATTCACCCAGCGCTGCAGCAACACCTCGTTGTAGTGATCACGCATCTCGAGCAACAGATCCCACAGCTGCGTCACGGTGTAGCCGTAGTTTTTCAGCGTCGTAATGCTCAACATAATCAAGTTTTTGATGCGCAACAGCACGTTCGGATCGGTACAGGACGACGAGGACATGCTGAGCACATTGACTGCCCGCGATAACGACGAGGACCACAGATCGTCCAGGTACGTTTGTGTCACAATGTCCCCGCCCGTGTTCATGACATGATCTTCCACCACGAAGAATCCTACGATCGAGTAAATGTACGTTTTGTACGCTTCCAGATTATCGTGCATGGTTTGTGGCGCTTGCAGGACCAGCTTCGCCTGATCCCGACGCTGTTTGCGGTAGTCCTTCTCGAAGTACTCCTTATCATTCAGCACCGTGTAGATGTGCAGACACCGGTAAATGGGTGAAAAGTCGATCAAATCTTGCGCATTCAcatcctcatcgtcatcgccaAAGTCCGAGCTGGCCGGTCCACCCTGCTCGGTCAGTGCCTTATACTCCGCGATGATCGTCTCCAGGTCGCGCTTCTGCAGCTCCTTCGTGTGCTTCATTGCGATCTCCCCAATTTTGGGCGAAAATTTGCGTATGTTCTCCAAAAACTCGCGAAAATCTTCCTCCGACGATTTCTTTATGTTCTCCTTCAGCTTCGGTATGGTGTCGCGCATTTGCTGCGAAAAGCGGTATCCGGCCACCTTCGGGAGGTACTCGCTTTCCAGCACCTCGAGCGTTTTCAGCGCAGGATAGTAACGCTTTTCGCGCACCTGCTTCAGCAGCTTGCTGTAGCATTCCAGCACCGGCAAACAGCTGGACAGTCCCTCGATGGCACCCGCAATGTTACCCTCTACCTTGCGTGCCTTTACCAGCTCGTTCCCTTTCGCGATCACACCGGCCGACGCTTTCCCTAGCCCGTCGTTGAGCGTGAGCACTTCCTGGTTCAGTCCCTGGGCTTGTGATTTTACCAGCAACAGCTCACGGATCGAATCGATAAATCCTTGATAGTACAGATTGCAGATACGCTCGATGTCCTTATCGTGGGAGCGGATGCGTGAGTCTAGCTGTTCGGAGATTTGATCCTGTGAATTTCCCTCCAGGATGGTGCGAAACGTTGGCCCCCAGTAGTCGTCCACTGCCTCGATGTCCTGCATGGATATGTTGGCCATTTTCACTGCTGTAAGCGGGGCGGCGATAATTATTCGCCGCACTACGTTTTCTATCTCTGGGCGTAAATCAGAAAATTTGTGTGTGATGAGTTGTTTGTTGACAATCGTCGGTGAACACAGGGACACTCGTCGGACATCGAATCAGACGCGCAATTGTTATTCTtcatgaaaataatttattttcattcaaaagAGTCACTTAAAACTGTTTTATTTAGATGCAAATATGTTCAAAATATATTTGTATACAAAATCAGAATATGGATCTATATTTTTCATCGAATTTACCAAGCAGGAAAATAAATGTTCTCTTATTTTAAGTCTTCGATTTACCACTGTGCGATGGGCTGATGATTGATGATTTCGAGATCCCGACTCGCACAGTAGGTTGTGTTCATTTATCTGACGGTCATACATCTCAtggtttttataatttttgggTTCTAAAAATCGAGGTTTTCAATAAAATCTCTATATTCTATTGCTTTTCCAAGGTAAGAAATTTTCCATTTGCATTTCATTGATTCTAGCTACTGGTTGAGAAAACAGGAACTTTCTCAGTCAGTTGTCAGTTCGAATGCAACGGGAACCTCCCGGTTCGGTTCGCTTGTTTTGGCAcgtttcggttttattttatatcgTAGTTTTCACCTACTTCACTTATCTATGTGCACTATACGAATGTAGTTTTTAGTTAACGATCGACTAAATTAACGATATCTAAGCTCTTAAGTTATTTCATGGCAACGTTTGTCGTTCAATCGGTGTACAATCGGTATTCTTTAACAGTGCTTAAACGCGCGGCTATATACACAGTTCGCCTTACCAGCTAATTCTTACGCCATTCCATGCTGCTAGTCTTATGAAATGGCGCCAAAAACAACAGGTGCATCACTCTAATCACAATCGCTCAACAGTTTATCACACTTGGCATTTTCCGTAGGTGCTTCTTCCGGCGCACCGAGCGTCTGTGGCACCATGACACCGCTGATGTTCTTCAGCGGTGCTTTCTGCAGGTTACGTTTCAGCTTCGCCTTTAGTTTCTTCTCGTTGCGCCGATGCAGGTAGAAGAGTATGATGGCAAGCAGCACTATGCAGCTGGCCACCGCGACGACGATCTTGGTCCACGTCGATTTGGCTTCCGTGTCGAGCTGGCGGGATTTTTGGATCTCCATACACTGGAGGAAATCAGCGACCTGTTCCGGCTGGATCTCCTGGCCCGCTTCCGCTTGGCAGAGGTTTTGCTCTGgacgagagatagagagagagaaagggaaacGATAGGGGTATATGACGTtggattatttaaaaaaagcatgCCCTTCCTCATTACTCACCGGAAGATGTAAGCGGGATGCAGTAGAGTGGCGGATACATGATTTTGGTACGCCGGAGAACTAGCTCCGCCGTTAGCACCTGGCAAGCGCAGATCGGAATCTGTGTGTTGTTGAGATCGACCGTTTTCAATTTGCACATGGGCGAAAACTGTCCCAGGGTGAGCTCCTTCATCGGGTTGGACGAGATGTTTAGCTGCCACAGGTCAGGCAGGACGCCGAAGTCCGGCAATCGCTGCAGCCGACAGTCGGCAAGGCCGAGTACCTGCAGCGGCGCTTTGATAGGTTTTTCGAGCGCCGCCAGCGAGGTCTCCAGCTCGTACAGTGCATTGTGGCTGACGTATAGGTTGCGCAGGACGGGAAGCTGGAACAGCTCCAGCGGTATACTCTTCAACGCGTTGTACGAAAGATCGATGGCCTGCAAAATGGGAACGAGCAAGGCGAAACCTTCAAAACTGTCCTCGGGGGGCGGGGAGGGTGATCCTCTGCCGACCTACCTCTAGGTTCGTGAGCAAACTGAACGTATCCTCATCGATGTTGTGGAGCATGTTCTCGAACAGATACAGATACTTGACCGAGGTGTAGCGGGCAAAGGATTGAGCATTTAAATCACGGATCCGATTGAAGCTTAGATCGAATATCTGGAACGAAATGGGGAGCACGATTAGTAACAGTGTATGACACAGCATGCGTAACCAGCATCGTTTGCTTCCAGGAACTAGCAAACCATGCATCAAGTGAGCCGGAGCTGCACACCACGGTGCAAAGCGATCTCACTCTCACTTTTCTTGATCGCGAGCTCGCGAACCATCGCTGGTTGGgttaattgatttaaattggTTTGTTAGTCTGCTCCCGTTTTGCTTGTAGCAAGACTTGTATCGTCGAGATGTTgaagaaccggaccaaaatgTGATACAGAACGTCGGCTGGACAGCCTGCATCAGAGGTTCCCAACGAACCAAAACACATCGTGAGGAATACAGTGAGAGTTCGTGTGTGTTAGAAGATCAACATCAATATTGGTCAAAATTTACGAGCAGGAAAAATCGAGGGAAATCGATTTATTTTACACTTGATGCGTTTGCCGGTGATGGCCGACGATCACGTTTCCCGGTGTAGGCGGTAGAATGTTTACGATGAACTCGATCACCGAGATATACTATACCGATCGTGGCCTTGAGATTTCCCGAACTTCAGACATCGGAATGTTAATGCTGTGTTGATTGTTGAAGGTTTacatcaaacaaacagcacAGCGGATGCTACTGGCATTTCTTACACAATTACGACACCACCCCATCACACCAATTGACCTTCCGAAGGATTACCAATTGACCAGAATTATAGACACGCATTGGGGGAGCAGCGTGCAGAACTATCCCCTCCACTCACCGGCCCATAGATCTTACCTCTAGACTCGACTTGAGCGTTTGTGGTATCTCCTTCAGATTTAAATTCGCACAATTGTAGCCGACCATTTTGTACGTCCGCTCGAGCTGGCAGCGCTGCGGTCGATCCAATTCCGTCGGTAACGTTGCAAACCCGTTAGCATAGCTAAGCGTCAGCATAAAGATGGCCGTCAGGGTCAGGGTTTGCGTGGCGACGGATGATACGCCCCTGTTTCTGCCTACCGTTGGATGCATTTTTGTGTTGCAATTGTTTTGGTGTGGTTTTAAAGCTGTATGGAAAGGGAAATGTAAgggatgaaaaacaaaaaagagtttTAATTAGCGAGCTTTATCGTAAGGGCCGACATTGGTCGACCATTACTGAGCTGATGATTTGTCATTTATTCAAAAGGTTGCAAGATCATGCCTTTGTGATCGTAATTAGATGACTTGTGATTAGATTTGCCAATGTTGACTAGGTTGCTAATGTTAGTCAAACATATTTCATTTGTTTCTGTTAGAAATGATAACAGCAGTACTGAAAGCAACGGAAGTGCTTCTTGACAACGATCGCTATGCTTACCCAGCTCTAACAAATATTACACTACAAAAAACACTTCCAACAGCAATCTGAATCATTCAAAAGCTTCATGCACACTGCTCATCCTCTAAATCTAGCGCATTAGACGAGTTTTTCCCCCTTCTAGTTACAGGTTCTAGATCAGCCACCGGGCGCGCTCGACACGCTGATCGTCTAGTTGGGTGTGGTTATCACCGGTACCGTCAATGGCTCGGCGTTGATTTCAAATGGTGAATTGTACCGTCAATCATCCCGGCCCAAACAATCGCCGctcgatcaatcgatcgatcaagcGAAGccaaaaaaactaaaccctACAAAATGGGAGTTCTTGGTGACGAATGCCTTAAAAAGGTAGTAGAACGAATTCGCatcgttttaatttaatttatgagGTCACACACAATTAGGTGACACTGGGGAGATAAGTTTCCAATTGCCGTTTATGGCGTGTTTATGGTCCCGCTGATTGTTCGGAAGTTTTGTGCGTGAGGCACCAGGGGACTCCATTGCGGGAGGTCGTTAACGACATTTGAATGATGcacggattttttgttttcctgtcGCGGGGGAAATTAGCTTATTTGTACCGTAAAGTGATATTGCACTCTCGATTCCGGTGTTGCACTGCACTTCAGGGTAAAGAGATAACTCATTTGTTTCATTATCAAGAATACCTGGAACTGGAACTATTTGCTCTTTCGATATGATTTTGTGATTTGGGACGCGGGGCGTTACTATCAGATAATTTACCTCGCATACGAATGCACTCAAGAACCACTCTACGGATGCACTACATACAAGCGAGTGGATCACATTTTACGGCTCTGATTGCACTGAACTAATTAAGTCACACTCCAAACGCCGTGCCGTAAAACTAATTTTGTAGCGCTGACATCAAACGTatgcttttattttcacaattcTCTCACAGCACGTGCATTTCTATTCTGTAACGCGAAAGAAAAGCGTGCCCTTTTTGTGTAATCAAGCGTAAAGTAATGTAACACCTCGCGGCACCGAATCACACACACTAGCGGCACACTATCCGACCAGAATCGTTCGTGATTTGACATTCGCGATCCTGTTAAATGCGCCGGAAACGCCAATTGCC
It contains:
- the LOC118509246 gene encoding tsukushin-like isoform X2; this translates as MRALKPHQNNCNTKMHPTVGRNRGVSSVATQTLTLTAIFMLTLSYANGFATLPTELDRPQRCQLERTYKMVGYNCANLNLKEIPQTLKSSLEIFDLSFNRIRDLNAQSFARYTSVKYLYLFENMLHNIDEDTFSLLTNLEAIDLSYNALKSIPLELFQLPVLRNLYVSHNALYELETSLAALEKPIKAPLQVLGLADCRLQRLPDFGVLPDLWQLNISSNPMKELTLGQFSPMCKLKTVDLNNTQIPICACQVLTAELVLRRTKIMYPPLYCIPLTSSEQNLCQAEAGQEIQPEQVADFLQCMEIQKSRQLDTEAKSTWTKIVVAVASCIVLLAIILFYLHRRNEKKLKAKLKRNLQKAPLKNISGVMVPQTLGAPEEAPTENAKCDKLLSDCD
- the LOC118509241 gene encoding exocyst complex component 6 gives rise to the protein MANISMQDIEAVDDYWGPTFRTILEGNSQDQISEQLDSRIRSHDKDIERICNLYYQGFIDSIRELLLVKSQAQGLNQEVLTLNDGLGKASAGVIAKGNELVKARKVEGNIAGAIEGLSSCLPVLECYSKLLKQVREKRYYPALKTLEVLESEYLPKVAGYRFSQQMRDTIPKLKENIKKSSEEDFREFLENIRKFSPKIGEIAMKHTKELQKRDLETIIAEYKALTEQGGPASSDFGDDDEDVNAQDLIDFSPIYRCLHIYTVLNDKEYFEKDYRKQRRDQAKLVLQAPQTMHDNLEAYKTYIYSIVGFFVVEDHVMNTGGDIVTQTYLDDLWSSSLSRAVNVLSMSSSSCTDPNVLLRIKNLIMLSITTLKNYGYTVTQLWDLLLEMRDHYNEVLLQRWVNEFRDILDKSDFLPLEAHNQEEYDAVLERFPFHSEQLEAQPFPKKFPFSRMVPEVYHQAMEFMYACMKFSEELTLSPNEIAAMVRKAANLLLTRSFSGCLSAVFRSPSLALMQVIQIIIDTQYLEKAGPFLDSFVCKMTGTVQSVTQTPSAMFHVARSEAEQQVSTKLCCKLDEFFEELENYDWVLPESYGHASPFVTDMVAFLQSTFQSFSYILPGVAQAACKKACEHIATTISKLILSEDIRQISGGALDQINLDLMQFELFASSDPVPGLREGDLSKYFAEIRQLLDLLISEDWSAYLHDFGKDENRYSLVHPSTIIVVLEKLREADKKSMLSLMKSKSERDKKKLMETVLRQLKQLAERQN
- the LOC118509242 gene encoding regulator of nonsense transcripts 3B-like, which codes for MDKPKSTATRATVSGGGGRDKPDKRKDKKDKGGGGGGKSGGSNKRNKRNKKDAALPMTRVVIRRLPPTMTEAVFCEQISTDGKMPNHDEFYFVGPDWTLGHNASCRAYINFTNPEDIFRFTDSYDGYTFVDSKGMEHQAVVEYAPFQKLPKTRSRKKDPKCNTIETDTHFLAFKEALEAEEQEALHGRGTQEFSFKIEHEEKTTTTPLLEFIAQRKQEKRDEKRRKQEEKRRMRDEERHMRKTQIARSIPDAICEEVVSEIMERAVLPRLNPAQNASKPMGTFSGKGGGGGAAGGADGGKFKDDKDKKSKNKKEKERNRDKKGEDTKAPPESGKPDGGDKNAGSRKQDRDKGGKKGKEKQGKDEPRFREQNQQQQQQQKGERNESKLKKDKPPAEGHPSGGNSEPHPSTSKAANPSTGASSNDGTTTKKEVKKYSERRKETRARAETRLAEQDTRNEPDSNAKDTGPPATSKPVEVKKSILTANVPPFIPKEKTTILLAGHASTATNIPVEHLLTEKMAKVTIEKRPQTGSQTDNGKKSPSPDGAAPGPKTKLSEKQRELREARKIRNKDRPSIEIYQPRKRIVSGGGTGKSEDDRGRSDSDRPSDNVSASASAGAAVENDAKERRHKLTKKASDRPQRERKNGRKNSIEVDSGGKETVAGGSVQQG
- the LOC118509246 gene encoding tsukushin-like isoform X3, with product MHPTVGRNRGVSSVATQTLTLTAIFMLTLSYANGFATLPTELDRPQRCQLERTYKMVGYNCANLNLKEIPQTLKSSLEIFDLSFNRIRDLNAQSFARYTSVKYLYLFENMLHNIDEDTFSLLTNLEAIDLSYNALKSIPLELFQLPVLRNLYVSHNALYELETSLAALEKPIKAPLQVLGLADCRLQRLPDFGVLPDLWQLNISSNPMKELTLGQFSPMCKLKTVDLNNTQIPICACQVLTAELVLRRTKIMYPPLYCIPLTSSEQNLCQAEAGQEIQPEQVADFLQCMEIQKSRQLDTEAKSTWTKIVVAVASCIVLLAIILFYLHRRNEKKLKAKLKRNLQKAPLKNISGVMVPQTLGAPEEAPTENAKCDKLLSDCD
- the LOC118509246 gene encoding tsukushin-like isoform X1: MAGLEKTLKPHQNNCNTKMHPTVGRNRGVSSVATQTLTLTAIFMLTLSYANGFATLPTELDRPQRCQLERTYKMVGYNCANLNLKEIPQTLKSSLEIFDLSFNRIRDLNAQSFARYTSVKYLYLFENMLHNIDEDTFSLLTNLEAIDLSYNALKSIPLELFQLPVLRNLYVSHNALYELETSLAALEKPIKAPLQVLGLADCRLQRLPDFGVLPDLWQLNISSNPMKELTLGQFSPMCKLKTVDLNNTQIPICACQVLTAELVLRRTKIMYPPLYCIPLTSSEQNLCQAEAGQEIQPEQVADFLQCMEIQKSRQLDTEAKSTWTKIVVAVASCIVLLAIILFYLHRRNEKKLKAKLKRNLQKAPLKNISGVMVPQTLGAPEEAPTENAKCDKLLSDCD